ATTGGCAATTGAGAAGGAAGATCAGCTCCTGGAACAAGTCAAGCTAGCAAAGTATTTTTCGTGGCAACTTGAAAAATGCACACATACTGCAAACGTAGCTATTCTTTTTATTGTACGTGCAATTTTGAACAGGTTGAGAGGTTTTCCTCTCTCGTTTTGCTTCATTGTCAGAAACATAACTAACCCTGAGCTGAAGAGAGCTCTGAAGGGTTGTATTATTGACCAGGGTTTTGGGGCTCCAGTTTCAGGTAGGACTATGTTCTGATGGTTGTAGCTGCTTGGGCAGGAGGACATTCTGGAGCGGTCATTCAGATTAAGGATACTTGCTATAAAAAAGTACCAGCTGACCTCCACTGTGTGCTTCTCAAAGTGGTAAAAATTGTGAATTACATAAAGATGAATGCGTTGAATTTGAAATCGTTCTCTTTATGATGTGATAATGTGGAAACCCTGCATGGTTGTTATTGCATGCTAAGTTCACAGTGATTACCGAGGGGGAGAGTTCTGTTGAGAATGTTTGATCTATGAAAACGGCTTCTGATGTTTTGGCAAGATTGAAATGGAGTTATGACCAACTTTTTAAAGATGTGAATCACACAGTCAGCCTTGTTTATATTAGGGCTTTGAGGTTATTCCATGCAAGGGAAGAACACAACATATTTTTCAGTGGCTAACAAAATCTCAGGGCAAAAACAAAAGTTGGAGGCTTAGAAGAAGTTTCTATGAGTTGTTACAGCATGTTCTTAATTTGGTAACAATTATCAACAGAACAGGAGATGATTTTGATATTGCATATCTGCAAAAGTACTCATGGAAAAACCTTAATAATTTGATacaatgttttcaattttattttctgccaaAAGAAGATATGTGATAGGAAGTTCATAGATCCAGAATCCATTTTTTcatcaaaagatattttaaatataaacataacttCATAAGATAAATTTTGGAACTAGCTCCTGATGAAGGATTGAGgatgcattttgaaaatataacatCACTCGCTtccttttgtaaaaattaaaaataaaaatattgagctTGTGGAAATTGATTTAAAATTCCTGGATTTCTGTCAACATAACTCTGTGAGACCGGTTTtctattataagaatatattctattataagtctataaaacaaaacatttaaacaatttgaatgtattttctctgaaGAGTTATGGTGTCTTAGTGTCATTCAGATTAGGTAAGTTAACAAGCAAAAAGAATACTCTTTTGTCACATTAAAATCCTTCAGTGTGGATATACAGGGTGTTTGTTCAAAGTGTGGATGGCATTTAATATGGGAAATTGCTATTTCACTTCTAAGTTTTTGCTCAGTTATGACTGAGGCACAACAACGTTACGACTAGAATGTTCAGCAACTACATCCATCACCTACATGCATACATGCAATGAAAAACGTGGTCCGTTTTTATAACAACTTTTAGCCTTGTggaccatatggtctctgttgggACTATTCAGCTTCACTCCTGTAGCATGACAATGGCCTCAGCCCATAGATAtacaaatgggcatggctgtgttcccaaaaaaacctttatttctggacactgaaatttgaatttcctaGAATTCTCATGTAtcacaaaatcttatttttcttttacttgtttcCCAACCATCTAAAAACTATCCTTGGCTTTCAGACCTGTTTGCTGACTGCTGATCTGGGCCAGGAGGAATGGACAGCCCAACATGCTACCAACATGGTGGGGGGCAGTTTGTGGCCAGTGGCCAGACATtaactgagtacctactatgtgccaggtacataGTGTGCCTTCTCTAAAAATGCCAAGCAGTCTTGGGCTCCCCTGTGGCCAGGTCATAGGAGCTCAGGCTGGTCAGCATGCTCAAATGATCTGTTTGAGCATCTTTTAGGAGGCCTGTAAATCATCAAGACGGACAGcaaatgaagtgtgtgtgtgtgtgtgtgtgtgtgtgtgtgtgtgtgcgcgcgcgtgcacttGTTCCCAACAGCTTTCCCAGGAGAACTGGATGGGGGGGCTAGGAAACAAGGAGGCACCAGGAGGGAGCGAAGGGACCCCCGGGAAAGGGCTTACCTGGAGACACTGCCAGATAGAATCTTGTGGACTTAGAGACAGAGTTGCTGGAAGCGTGGTAGATTCTACACCAGTAGTGTCCCGAGTCTTCCTCCTTCAGACCAGTCATGGTGACAGTGAAGATGCCAGCACTAGGGTTGTCCCAGATTGAGAATCGAGAGGCCTGAACCAGTCTGCCGGGACTGGAGCTGGTGACTAGCCTGGTGCACTTGAACGCTGACAGCTCCTTACACCAGCCCTTCCTCTCGTAGGGCCAGCCCTTGGGGGGGTACTGGCATGTCACAGAGAGCGTCTGCCCCGCCACTCGGTGAAGATGCTGGGCCTCCGGTAGTGCCCACGAGCCTGGAGAGCAGGCTGCAGGTCAGGGTCACACCAGCATCAGCTCCACCAGCCGTCCCCGCGCACAGAGCACTAGTGCCACGTCCCACTGTCCCAAATGTCCTCATAGcaccttctcctctcttccccacgctcttcccttccccctcaccTGGGATCAGCagtggcagcagcagcagaagcaggagTAAGGCTCTCCAGACCCTCCAGCCCTTTCCCTGTGGGCTGGTGGCAGGAGACATGGGGGACACTGGGGAGAGAGAACCAGGAGCTGGTCTCACTCTGCTTAGCTCTTCCAGTGCTTCCAAGATAGACAAAACGAGAAAGGCCAAGGCCAGCCTGGGGAGCGGGAGACCTGGGGAAGGCTGACTGCACgcagagggaagcagagaccTCCAGGGGCAGGTGCAAAGCTGGACGTGGAGGCAACAGCCCTGCTTGGAGCGCGGCTCCTGGGTCTCCATAGAGGCTGCTCCTCTCCTCTGTGCccagctgccccttccccatcAGGACCTGCCCTTGGGGGAGGAGCTGGGATGGCCAGGAGGAAGCTGTGGTCAAGTAATGGGCTGCCCACCTACCTCTCTCTGTGCACTGCCTCTTCTTTGCAGGACCCTGGCTTTGCCCCCCTCTCCAGGGAAAGCCACGCTGAAGGTGGGTGACGAGCTCAGGGGCACTCAGAGGTCTGAGCAAGAACCCTAAATCCCACTGGCCCTGGGACTGGTCAGAAACCTCATGCCCAGTCCTGCCTGGTGAGTCAGTGATGTGTTTCCACCCTGGGAGGTTTTATaggtgctggaggggagaggagagcaggcGGAGTTTCAATACCAGTAAGAAAGTGCAAAGGAGGGGAAAATAAGGCTGGGAGCAAAGAGAGCCGGGCTGGTGGCAGGGATGGGTCAATGAGGGGCGGGGGGGTAGAGCTCAAGAGCCTGGACCCCCAGTTACTTCTAAATCTTCAACTCCTGCCCCCTGTGGGCACAAGAGCGCTGGTTGTGTAATTGCTACACAAACAGACGCAGGACTCCGGCATCTCTTTCTTTAGTGAATgttagcactttaaaaaatgatgcaaTTTACAAAGAGattttctataaaacaaaaaagagagagagagaggtcaagaCACCTCGCCCTGTGCTAACATGTAACTGCACATTCGGCCACCAGGGGCTCTGCCAGTCTAGCAGCCACTGCAGGGAGCCCTGCACAGAGCTCATGACTGAAGAGGGGCTTTGAACCAATTGAGGTTATTGGTTGCACGTCCCCTGTGGCCCCCTGCCCCCTGACTCCTGCTCCCCACTCTACCTGGGTGCAGAGCCCTGCTCCTAGCAGTGGGAGTGAGCAGAGACTGAGGATAAGGGCAAAGGGACAGACAAGAAGAGAAGGGACACAGGAGGGCCGTGGGCTCTCTTGCCTAGAGACTCCCGGGGAAAAGCAGGATGGAGTTGTGGAGCCAGAAGGAAAGTTTGGGACGACGCCCACTACCCACTTGCATGAGTTAGGTTActcagtgtgtttgtgtgtgctctctccacacgggggaactgaggctcagatctGTCCGTGACCCGCTCAAAGTCACATGGTGCCATGCAGATGTAGCCAGACCAGCTTCCTGACTTCTGACGGGGCCTTTTGCTGAAGCCTGGCCCACAGGGCAGGAAACCAAACCACATGCACTTGCAGAGGTGAGCTCCCGGCAGTTTGTTTCCTGGCCTTGGGCTGGGCTCCGTGTTTCCTCTCCGAACCTAATAACGGACAaaatgcgggggtggggggcaccctTCTAAGGGACGGGGGTTTCTGGCCCTGGCTGGTGTAGGTGTGTGTCCCTTGCGTGAGGGTGTGCAGCAACTATTTCCCACAGCA
Above is a window of Zalophus californianus isolate mZalCal1 chromosome 7, mZalCal1.pri.v2, whole genome shotgun sequence DNA encoding:
- the NCR2 gene encoding natural cytotoxicity triggering receptor 2 is translated as MSPATSPQGKGWRVWRALLLLLLLLPLLIPGSWALPEAQHLHRVAGQTLSVTCQYPPKGWPYERKGWCKELSAFKCTRLVTSSSPGRLVQASRFSIWDNPSAGIFTVTMTGLKEEDSGHYWCRIYHASSNSVSKSTRFYLAVSPARASTQAIRASGELVSSPTQSSVPPTGRVRVASGASSALTAPSQQQNSTLQSHPAAPSALVPMLCALLVAKSLVLLALLVR